CATCCATAGCTACAGTGCCTGATTTTTTTTGATACAACAATGCCCCAATCATCAGCATAAACGACATTTGGATCCCGTCCCCCAAGGTAGATACAATAGCTTCCGCCATGCCCATAACCATATAATTGAGCAAAATTAGAATCGGTCCTAAAGCATAGCCATCTGCTTTTATGTTACGCCAAGCATATTTAATGGCTGCTACCAACGCCGCCCATTGCGCAGCTGCAAAGAAAACCAAGGCAATAGGTCCTTTAGATCCTAGCATCCACATATATGTATTGTGAGGATTCACGCCAAATTCATCCATAGCGGTAGTACCTATACCAAAAACTTCAATATGCCGTAAAATCATTTGCCAAACTTCATTTCGTCCGGATAACACATCATCGTCCGCTGCTTTATTGGCAAATTTACTCAAAAGACTCCCCAATAAACCTCCGTTTTGTGCGTCAACATACCCTACCGCCAGCGGCAATGACACAGCAACTCCTGCGACGAGAACGGCACTAAGGACAATCCATGTTCGGTACCGCTTCGCCTCAGCAAACAGAGAGAGGAAGAAAACACCGTATAAAATCATACCTGTTAAAAAACTAGTCCGCGAGTTAGATGCCAAAATTAACCCGCCTAAAATCACCAATATACCGATTAAAATCATCTTGTATAGTACACTCGACCATAACGCCCTCTGTTCCGCCATCACGCCGCGCAGCCACGCCAATACGGCTGCCGCCATCGTTACAGAAATCATGCCCAAAGCATTGGGGTTATCCAAAACTCCCTTGTATGGATATAAAAGTGGATACTTAGAAACAGAAACGATCAAATAAGGCAAAAAACCTAAAAAAACGCCAAGCAATACTACTTTCACAGCTCGTTCTTTAGCTAGCTGCGGAAATGCGGTAAAAATAACCAAAGGGACCCCCAACAATTGCCAAACTTCCGGTACAAGCTCATTGTCATTTAATACAGCTGAGGTTAGTGACATGGTCGAAAATCCGAACCATAAATACATAATTAACAGTCGCCTCCGCGGAAAATCACCCCATTCGTATCGAGATAGCACAAGCAACAAACCAGCTAACGCCATCGCGACAATCGGACGGTAAGCAGGAGAATTGGCCGGATCCAACGCAAACAAGTGCAATACGCCAATTAACGCAGAAACAATGAGCACCAACAAAGCCGCCATGGTCTCATACTCTCCTATTCTTCCAAATTTGAATACTGGCTAACAATCGCTTATCAAGCAATCCCGCCAACAATATCGCCCAGCCGGATACGCACCGTGGATAGTTCCATAAATAAGTCATTCCTTTTTTGAAGCCATTATACCTATCTCCTGACAAAAAGAGAAAAAAAACTTCGGCTTTCCGGTACAAACGCCTTCGTTCCGGCGCACAACACTTCAAGGCATCGCCATGACGCTGCAGTAAATTCCCTGTAGCTGCAGCTTGATCCTTAGCATGGCGGAGTAATTTTTCAATACCGTCTACCATCGAAAGATTACTATCTCTATTGGCGCTATCCGTATGAATTTGCGCCACAACATCCGGCACCATGCGCGTTTTGAACAGTTTGGCAAAATCTAGTAAGTAAGAGGCTTCAAACGCCAAACTATCAGGAAAGCGAATTTGCGCAAAAGCTTCTTTCCTCGTGCAATGGAAAAAATCACTAGGATTCCATACTGCACTCTTTTGCAAGTACGCCTCATATGACAAGATACATTCTTGCGGAGTCGGTTCCGGCGACAGCCCCCCGTCGTCGCGACAATACAAAAAACCAAGCCGTGCAATATCTTCTGCGCATTCTTGTGCATAGTCGCGAATACGCCCTAATGCATCTGGCAACAGTTCATCGTCACTATCCAGAAAAAGCACCCATTGACCTCGAACAGCTTCAATACCTGTATTGCGAGCCGGTCCCACACCGCGATTTTGCCTATGCCGCAACAGTACAATTCTTTCATCCTGTAATCCTTGTACTAGCGAACAGGTGTTATCGGTCGAGGCATCATCTACAACTATCGCTTCCCATGACGAAAACGATTGCTTTTGACAACTCCTAAGAGCCCGCAATATTTCACCTTCCCTGTTCCAAACCGGAATAACGATACTAAAGTAAACTTCATTCATGATCCAGCCTCTTCTTTTTTTACCCGCCAAGCCTTCAAAAAAAAAGTTGCAATCATATAGCAACAAAGAGATACTAAATGGGCTGCCACATATGCATAACCAAGTCCTATTGCCCCTTCGCTCTCTACCGTTGCAGCCGTCACTCCTAGCAAAGTGGCGCTCCAGAGAACAATTACTCCTACTTGCCACCAGAGACGTCCATGAACAAAAAGAGTCTGATAAAAACTATTCGCTGCTACTTCAATCACCGACATAACAGCGATCACAGCTAATACTCCCACTCCTCCGGAATACCCTTTCCCAAAGGCAGCCAAAATCCATGGCGCCAGTAAAACAGCACTTATCGCCACAATTACCGCAGCGCAAATTGTCACAACAATATTAATCCAAAATAGCCTTGCATACCCATTGTTTGTTTTCTCTCCTGCCACCGAGCACAACATAGGCGACGCCACACGTGTTACAAGACTAGGAAAAAAAATCACCAAAGAACGTATATTCCCAGCAACAGCAAACAGAGCCAGTTCCGCCAGACCATGCTCCTGCCGAACAAGAAGCGCATTTCCCATCCAAACCGCCATAGAACCAATAATGCCCGAAATAGCTGCAGGAAAAGCAAAAGACATCAAAACCGTCATTTCTCGCCCCAACTGAACATAGCTAACTTTGACGCCATAGTTGCGCATCTCTTTTCTCAAAGCCTTGTGATACAAAACCCAATTTAGAAAGGCCGTTAGACCTAGAGCGCTTGCTGCGCCTGCCAGGCCCCACGACCAAATAAACACCCCTGTACAGATCAAGGAAAACAAAGTTTGAGCACAATTCAAGAAGGCCAGTTTCCGAAAGGCTTCAAATCCCATCATGGCCCCTATTTGATATCCATTAAGAGTTGTAAACAAAATATATACGGCCGCCATTTGCAAAGGATCTACCAAATGGGGAGCTTGCAGCGGTCCATTGGCAATTTCAAAAGCAAAAAAGAATAAACTGCCCGCAAAAACAAAACTTACACTACCAGCTATAAGTTGACACAAGCCGAGAATACGCCCCATCTTCTCCAAATCATCCGACTTGAGTTCAGCAATATATTTAGTAGCCGTCCATCCTAGTCCTAATCCCGCAACTGTGGCTAACATGTACACGGTACTTTTAACAATCGAAAAGGCGCCAAACTCATCTACTCCAAGCAGCCTTGCTGCCAAAATAGAGATGGCTAGGTTTCCGACCGAGACAATTACCACATCCAAAAAATTCCATTTTATGCCTTGAAGCAAACGACTCATTATACTTTTCGGCTGCGTCTCAGTCACGGTCTTCCTCCCCGACAAAGCGTGTTCCTATGCAAGATGAGCTAAAAAACACTTCCTGCAGCGACTACCCTGCCGTTCCCAGTTCTTTCTTCTCCTGCTTTGGACAAGTATAAGTAGGCACTAGTTGCATTAATAAATTTCTAATTTCTCCATCATCTTCTGCCGGTTCCAACAACGCCAAAATTGATTCCACTTTTTCTGAATCATCCGGTTGCAACTTTGCTTTGTATATTTTTTCATAATGCGTTGCTGTATGCTCTTCTTCACGTGAAAGTATCTCTTCGTATAATTTCTCACCAGGACGCAACCCTGAAAACTCAATATCAATATCCTTATAAGGCCGATATCCCGACAATTCAATCAGCGCACACGCCAAATCCACAATTTTCACAGGATCTCCCATATCCAAAACAAATACTTCGCCTCCCTGAGCAATCGCTCCTGCCTGCAAAACTAATTGCGCCGCTTCCGGTATCGTCATAAAATAGCGTTCCATATCTGGATGAGTGACTTTAACCGGCCCACCATTCGCAATTTGTTTACGAAAGAGAGGAATTACACTGCCGCGGCTTCCTAATACATTACCAAAACGCACTGCCGCAAATTTAGTTTTCCCTTTCTGATTGAGTTGGCAAATAAGGATCTCCGCTGCACGTTTAGTAGCGCCCATGACACTAGTTGGATTAATAGCTTTGTCTGTCGAAACCATCACAAACCGTTCCGCACCGTTTTTTAATGCCGCACAAGCAACCGTCCTAGTTCCAAAAACATTGACATGCACCGCTTCTATAGGCTGCGCCTCCATTAACGGCACATGCTTATGCGCCGCAGCATGAAAAACAATTGCCGGCCGATATTTTTCAAAAATATGATTAATACGCCTTGAATTGCTCACGTCGGCAATAACGGCTTCTATTAATAACGCAGGATAATTCCAGCGCAATTCTTGCTCAATATCATAAATGTTATTTTCGCTTTTTCCTAATAAAATCATCTTTCCAGGAGACAACTTCGCAACCTGCCTGCAAATCTCCGAACCAATGGAACCGCCAGCTCCAGTTATAAGAACCGTCTGCTTTTCCAAACACGCACGCATGCTTTGCACATCGAGCATCGCCGCTTCTCGTCCTAATAAATCCGAAAGGTTAATCTCTCTCAGCTTTCGCAGCGACACTTCCCCATCCATCATTTCCCGGAAACTCGGCACAACTTTTACGCTGCAATTAGCCTCCCGACACAACAACACCATTTGTCTCAACCATACTTTATCACTGCGATTCATAGCTACGACAATTTCATCTACACTTTTTTCTTTAACAACATCTTTTATCGCGCGGCGATCACCCAGAACAGGAATGTTATTGAGAATTTTCCCTTCATACATCGGATTATCAGTAATAAAACCGACAATCTCTCTCTTATTTCCATAGTGGGCGCGAATCTCCTTAAGCATCGCCACGCCAAGGCGGCCAGCTCCTACAATAAGAATTCGCTTTACAATCACATCCTTAGCCGCCTTGTTTATACTTGTTTGCCGCAAATACAACCGACTAAGACCTACACCGCCAATATTCAACAACGCATGCACCAAATAGGCACTGCGTGGTTCAACCACATCCAAAAACATGGCAACTCCCAAGAATAAAAACTCGCCAGTTACCACTGCCCCAACAATGGCTACTAGTTCATTCACACCGGCATACTTCCATACACGACGGTAAATATTAAAAACATAAAAGATAGCTAACTGAAATACAACAATAGCTGGAAGCGCATATAAAAGAGGAAGTAGAAAATAATCCGGAATGGCGCCATCAAAACGAAGCCATAATGCAACCAACGGCGTAACACTCAAAAGTACGGCGTCAAAAAGAACCATGCCTGTAATATATAGCTTTTGCTTCACTGTCAGCCATCTCCTCTCTATTGACCGTTCTAGAAAAAGCTAGTTAAACTCCCCTTCAGGCAGGTCCTGCAACACTACGCCGAGAAAAACAGCATTAGCCCGTTGCAACAGCGCTTGTACTTTTTTAGCTGCTTTTACACGCACTACTCTAGAATCAAGCACAAAAACAACCCCATCTACTTTCGAAGCTAAAGCGCAGGCGTCAGAAGTAATTTCTCTAGAACCCATGACTAATGGGGAACTTGAAACAAGCACGTAATCCGCCATTTTCTCCAATTCCCCGAAAATGTCCCGCAGGCCGGAATGTCCTAATATCGTAAATGGATCTATGGGTAAACGACCTGGAGCCAAAATGGAAACATTCTCAATGCCTGTAGGCTGAAGCGCTTCCTCCAACGTTCTATCTCCGCTCACCACTTCACTCAGTCCGATTTGACGTATGTTAACCATGTCGCTTAGAAAGGGGGTTCGCAGATCGCAATCGACCAAAATCACTTTTTTCCCGGCATAAGCTAATGAAGCCGCCGTGTTTAGCGCCGTCAATGCATTGCTATTCCCTTTTTGCGCACTGACAAAAAGAATCTTCTTCGCTTGCTGATTCTGAAGATTTCCGCGTAAAACTCGATATGCTTCTGACACAGCGGACTGCTCGCGATCTTGAATAATATAAGTTCCCTTAATCACGTTTCACCCTCCGTCCCCCTTGGCTAATGCCAAACCAACGAGCCCAACAACTTTGTTCCGTTTTGGCAGAAAGCGGCGCTCCAGGAATTCCTCCAATTACTTCCAGACCTAAATATTTCCGCACATCACGCGCAGTATCAATTGTTTTATAAAAATACTCCGCAATAAATGTGCCCGTAACACCGCTAAATAAGCCTAATAAAAGTCCCACTGCCAAATTCAGCATTTTTCTAGGTTTTACCGGCGTTTCCGGCAAGGACGCCATATCCACTACTTGGGCATTCGTTGGCTGAGTGACCTCTGAAATACGAGCCTCTTCATATTTTTTCGCCAGCATGGTGTAAGTTTGTTCCGCAATAGAATAGTCGAGCAACAAGCGCGCCAAACCTTGTTCCTTTGCCGGAAGCAAAAGAAGTTCTCGTTTTGACTCTTCTTGCATGCGATCAATAGCGCTGCGTTGCGCACCAGCTACTGCCAAATCAGACTCTGCTTGAATGCGATTTTGCAATAATGTTTGATGCACCGGACTAACAGAAGGCGATTCCTGGTTGATTACCTTGGCGACCTCCGCCTTAAGCTTATTTCTGGTTTCTGCTAAGGTTGCCTGCAAAGTCGTTACTCTCGGATGATTCGCTGTCAACGTTTTACGCAAACCTGCCATTTCTACTTCCTGTTCCGCCAAGCGATTTTTCAACTGCTGAATCAGCGCATTATCCGCGATAGCTCCAGGACTCTGTCGTGACATCTGCCCGGCATTGGTTTGCACTCTCGCCGCTCCGGCCGCTAAGGCCAAACGATTTTCCGAATCTTGTCGAACCAAGGCCATCTGCTTATCCAAATACAGGTTCGTCTCTTTACTTAATACGACCGCGCCGGTTTTCTTTTTATAGTCTACCAACGCCTTATCTACCTTATCTAGATCCCGCTTGGCTTCTGCCAAACGGTCTCCTAAAAACACCCTTGTCCCTTTTCCTTCGGCTCGAACAATCTCTGTCAACCGCTCATTAAATGTTTCGATAAGCAAATTTGCAATGCTTTGCGCTTCTTCAGCACTATTAGCCTGCACTGTTACATTAAGAATTTCGCTGTTTTTTACCGGCTGTGCTTCAATTCGCTTTATTATCGCATCATAAGAAGGTTTTTCATCCTGATCTCCATAGTATTTTTCAATAACCGCTTCCACTACAGTACGGCTTTTCATCACTTCCGCATAGGTATAGATTTGCTGCCGCATGATATCGTCCACATTCATGGTTCCCACAGTATCATTCGCGCTACGAGAATACTTCACCCGCATCGTGGCAGTTGCTTGATATTGCGGCGGTAGAATATGGTTCAACGCAAAGGCCGCACCTATAAAAAGGGCACACGCACAATAAATAATCTTGCTATGCCGTCGCACAACATCTACCAACTGACGCAATTCCCACTTTTCTTCCATAAGCCTACTCCTTTTCCCAAACTAATCCGCTAACATAAAACTTCTCGTTATATTCCATTATTATTCACTTGCGTCCAATTGTGAACCAACCACGTCGGATACACCAGGGAAATAACATCCTCGATAATATTTACTTTATGGTGTTCTGTTAAAAAGACAATATCCCCATCATTCAAAACATAATTTTTGCTCGTATCTCCACGCTTCAACAAATCCAGCAAGTTGACTAGTTCTGGTTTTTGAGGCTTGTCTTTACGCACTATGTATACCTTAGTTTTTAACGCGTCCTTGGTCCATCCTTGGGCGGCGCCAATAGCATCCATCAAATTATGTTCTCGATCCAATTCATAAGCTCCCGCGCGATTTACTTGGCCCAAAACATAAACTCGTGTTGTGTGAAAATTAATAACATTCAACGTTACAATTGGATTCTCATAATAATAAGCTAATAGTCCCTTTACCTTGTCCGCTGCCTCGGTGGGAGTTAAACCGGCAATCTCCACATCTCCAATAAGAGGCATACCCACTTTCCCGTCACTGCGAATGGACAGTTCTGGAATATTCAAATCACTTACACCGAAAATATGAACTCCAATAACATCTCCCGCTCCTAATATGTAATCGCTCGCTGAAACTCCGCGCACGGAAAAGGCAAAAATCAAAAGAGCCATTACTATCCATCGCCTCATCCACTTTTCCTCCCAATTTCTTTGCTATACTCTTCTCCATACTAACTTTGCCGCGAATCCCCCATCAGTGTATAATATTGTGTAATCGATATTTCAACGAAGGGATTTGCAAACTATGAAAAACTTTCTATTTCTCTGTTTCTGCGGGCTTCTTTTACTTTCCTCCACGGTTCTGGCCGCCCCAGCGCCAGCTCCCTCCGCAGCAATCTCAGATACGATACAAAAATCATTTAAAAATCACATCCAAACCGAGCTATCCCCTATTTATGCCACTTATGAAGGGGCCCGCTACAGCCTTCTATTTCTCAAAGGAGATGCTCTGCTAGGCACTAAGGATGGTTGGATCAAAACGAAAACCTTATTGCATAAAACTTATAAACTTACCGTAACCGTAGTACCAAATTCAAGTTCACCGCAAGGAACCTTTGAAATTAATAGCAGCACCTATATTTACCCTCGCTCATCGTCGGCTGAAACTGCAGCAAAACAAATCAAACCATCAAGTACAAAGGGAGATACGTATCGCTACACCTTTCTCTATGAAAATAATCAATGGAAGCTAATAACCGCTAAAAGTTTTGACTCCGTACAGCGGATCTGGTTTGTGAGTGACAAGGATTTTACCAAAACGTTACGCTGTCCTGATGAAAAGCGCTAACTTACGGTTCTGCACTATTTGCCGCTTGTTGCTCCATTTTCTTCAGTTTTGTTGACTCTGCTTTTGCTTTCATATTATACAAAGTAATTTTGTCAATCTCTTTAATATCTACATCAATCCAGCTGTATTCTCGTCCATTTCCGTTCACGCCTCTCAGATCCCAGCTGCCAATTGCTCCCGCAGACCAGAAGATCACATCTTGTTTATTTTTACGTAGAATTTTACCATGCAAAATATCATTGCTCCGGGTCATCTTCCGATGCGGCGTTACATATAGCTCATACAAATCGTCGTCAGTTTTATTTATCACCGTAAACCGAGCCGCATCCGTCAAGCCGCCCCCAAACAAAAAAAGCAGCAATATCCAGGCAACCGTTCTCCTCCATTGCATCAGCCGCACTCTCCTTTACAGCAAAACTCACTTAACACTTTTGTCGGGTGCAAGAAGAAACGTTCCCTCTCAATGTATCATGTTATGAAACTCCAAAGATTATTATACCTGCTTAAGTTAGTTTTAGCACGTAAAATTCCAGTTAAAGTCCCGGGCCAAAGGTCTTGTATTTGTCTTTGTGAAAACCTTTTTTTCAAAAATGACTCGCCACTTTTCATGACAGTAACTGCCTCAAGTAGGCTTCCTTCAGACGATCCACTACTTTGAGGTAGCGTTCGGTCATCATGCTCTCGCCGCGGACACCGGACGCCAATTGCACGCTCAGCCAGTACAGATCAATCCCCGGCCTCAAATCGCTAACCAAACGCAAGTAGGCGGCCTTGCGCACCAAGCGCACCTCTTCCTGGACGCTGCGATCGGCGTCCAGCTGCTTCAAGCCTTCTAAAATCACCGTTGTCGAAGAACGCGGCAACATCTGCAGATAGAAGGGAACGCTCTGGCTTTCAGGCTGCCAGGAATAGCGCCTCCCTTCAGCTAGAAGAGAGACCTCTTGCGGCTGCAGGCGTACCCAGCCGCCTTCTCCTTGTTTTTGCAGCACAATGCCGCCTTGTTCATCGCGCACCGTTACAAGGCTTTGGGGTTCACCCACCCAGACCAAGTCCACGCTATACCCGGGCAACAGGGACGCCGACGTTCCCGGACGCAGCACCGTATCCTCGCGGCTATAGGCAAGCCCCCGCAGGGGTTCCTTGCGCAAATACTCCACATACTGAGGCACTACCGTCCACAAGGAATCAAAGGCAACCTCCTGGGGCTGCAAAACCACGCCACCCCCTTCCCGAGGCTGCGCCTGCGCCAAGGGGTGCAGCACCAAAGGCAGCTTAGACAATGCACCGCCCATGAGAATATCTCCCGCTACCAATGGCATATCTTCCTGCGCCGGAATGGCCGCTCCTTGATGTATTACTTTCCAGCCCGCCACATTGCCTGTCACATACGCCAATGGAGCTGCATAAGAAATACTGCACCAACAAAGCAAGAAAGCTAAAACTACCCCGCATCTGCCCATTGCTTCCGCCCCCAGTTCTTCTATTTTCCCTTTTATTTCGGCGTCCTTGCGGCAACCCCCTCTCCGGCTGGGAAAAAAACAGATTTTGTATTATAATAAAGTCAGCTGATTTTATTGCAAAGGACGAATGCCATGGGTTATTATGATTTGAGCCACAGCATGGGACGCTGGATCTCCTTCATTTATCGAATGTCCCAATCCTACGTGGATCAATATTTCAAACGCTACAATCTCAGCAGCGGTCAGTTTGCATTTCTCTTGCTGCTCTACCGTGAAGACGGACGCAAGCAAGATGATCTGGCCAAAGCCATTGACATGGACAAGGGAACTACCGCCAGAGCGCTGGCCAAGCTGGAAGCATCCGGCTACATTGTCCGCATCCGCGACGAAAAGGACCGCCGCGTCCTGCGAGTACATTTGACGGACAAGGCCCGCGAAGTGCGCAAGCCTATTTACGATGTACTGCATCGCTGGAACGAAGTCTCCGTCCTCGGCCTGACGCCGGAAGAAAATCAAACGCTCCTAACGCTGCTGCGCAAAGTCAGTTTGAACATCCGCGACCAGAAAGAACGCGGCTGGCAAGCGCCCTTGCGCGACGCTTCCGAGCTTCTGGAAGAGTCCCCCAAAAAAGACTAGCAAAAAACTCGATCAAAAAGAGCGCTATGCCTCAACGGCATGCGCTCTTTTTTACTATCTCACTGAGCCCGAACTGACTGGCCCACTTTCTTATCTTCGCCAACAATATGGTCAATCAGCCAATTGGCGATAAAATCCATAATCTGTATAAGGTACGCCTCTTGATTTTCGTCCACAGCGGACAAATCCACCGCTTCCACCTGCGCCAAAAAGTTCTGGTGCAATATTTTATGCGAAAAACGTTTTTTATATCTTGCTTTTTGCATAAGCCCTTCTTCAAAATGAAAATGATACACCGTATACTCTTTCAATTCCTGTAAAATCTCTACAATCTGGTCATATTTATCAAGCGCTAGTTCATTACGCATTAATTCGTATACCCGATTGGCAATATCGATTAGTTTCTGATGCTGTTCATCAATTTC
The nucleotide sequence above comes from uncultured Anaeromusa sp.. Encoded proteins:
- a CDS encoding O-antigen ligase family protein produces the protein MAALLVLIVSALIGVLHLFALDPANSPAYRPIVAMALAGLLLVLSRYEWGDFPRRRLLIMYLWFGFSTMSLTSAVLNDNELVPEVWQLLGVPLVIFTAFPQLAKERAVKVVLLGVFLGFLPYLIVSVSKYPLLYPYKGVLDNPNALGMISVTMAAAVLAWLRGVMAEQRALWSSVLYKMILIGILVILGGLILASNSRTSFLTGMILYGVFFLSLFAEAKRYRTWIVLSAVLVAGVAVSLPLAVGYVDAQNGGLLGSLLSKFANKAADDDVLSGRNEVWQMILRHIEVFGIGTTAMDEFGVNPHNTYMWMLGSKGPIALVFFAAAQWAALVAAIKYAWRNIKADGYALGPILILLNYMVMGMAEAIVSTLGDGIQMSFMLMIGALLYQKKSGTVAMDEQT
- a CDS encoding glycosyltransferase family 2 protein: MNEVYFSIVIPVWNREGEILRALRSCQKQSFSSWEAIVVDDASTDNTCSLVQGLQDERIVLLRHRQNRGVGPARNTGIEAVRGQWVLFLDSDDELLPDALGRIRDYAQECAEDIARLGFLYCRDDGGLSPEPTPQECILSYEAYLQKSAVWNPSDFFHCTRKEAFAQIRFPDSLAFEASYLLDFAKLFKTRMVPDVVAQIHTDSANRDSNLSMVDGIEKLLRHAKDQAAATGNLLQRHGDALKCCAPERRRLYRKAEVFFLFLSGDRYNGFKKGMTYLWNYPRCVSGWAILLAGLLDKRLLASIQIWKNRRV
- a CDS encoding oligosaccharide flippase family protein: MTETQPKSIMSRLLQGIKWNFLDVVIVSVGNLAISILAARLLGVDEFGAFSIVKSTVYMLATVAGLGLGWTATKYIAELKSDDLEKMGRILGLCQLIAGSVSFVFAGSLFFFAFEIANGPLQAPHLVDPLQMAAVYILFTTLNGYQIGAMMGFEAFRKLAFLNCAQTLFSLICTGVFIWSWGLAGAASALGLTAFLNWVLYHKALRKEMRNYGVKVSYVQLGREMTVLMSFAFPAAISGIIGSMAVWMGNALLVRQEHGLAELALFAVAGNIRSLVIFFPSLVTRVASPMLCSVAGEKTNNGYARLFWINIVVTICAAVIVAISAVLLAPWILAAFGKGYSGGVGVLAVIAVMSVIEVAANSFYQTLFVHGRLWWQVGVIVLWSATLLGVTAATVESEGAIGLGYAYVAAHLVSLCCYMIATFFLKAWRVKKEEAGS
- a CDS encoding nucleoside-diphosphate sugar epimerase/dehydratase, which gives rise to MKQKLYITGMVLFDAVLLSVTPLVALWLRFDGAIPDYFLLPLLYALPAIVVFQLAIFYVFNIYRRVWKYAGVNELVAIVGAVVTGEFLFLGVAMFLDVVEPRSAYLVHALLNIGGVGLSRLYLRQTSINKAAKDVIVKRILIVGAGRLGVAMLKEIRAHYGNKREIVGFITDNPMYEGKILNNIPVLGDRRAIKDVVKEKSVDEIVVAMNRSDKVWLRQMVLLCREANCSVKVVPSFREMMDGEVSLRKLREINLSDLLGREAAMLDVQSMRACLEKQTVLITGAGGSIGSEICRQVAKLSPGKMILLGKSENNIYDIEQELRWNYPALLIEAVIADVSNSRRINHIFEKYRPAIVFHAAAHKHVPLMEAQPIEAVHVNVFGTRTVACAALKNGAERFVMVSTDKAINPTSVMGATKRAAEILICQLNQKGKTKFAAVRFGNVLGSRGSVIPLFRKQIANGGPVKVTHPDMERYFMTIPEAAQLVLQAGAIAQGGEVFVLDMGDPVKIVDLACALIELSGYRPYKDIDIEFSGLRPGEKLYEEILSREEEHTATHYEKIYKAKLQPDDSEKVESILALLEPAEDDGEIRNLLMQLVPTYTCPKQEKKELGTAG
- a CDS encoding CpsD/CapB family tyrosine-protein kinase, which gives rise to MIKGTYIIQDREQSAVSEAYRVLRGNLQNQQAKKILFVSAQKGNSNALTALNTAASLAYAGKKVILVDCDLRTPFLSDMVNIRQIGLSEVVSGDRTLEEALQPTGIENVSILAPGRLPIDPFTILGHSGLRDIFGELEKMADYVLVSSSPLVMGSREITSDACALASKVDGVVFVLDSRVVRVKAAKKVQALLQRANAVFLGVVLQDLPEGEFN
- a CDS encoding GumC family protein, with the protein product MEEKWELRQLVDVVRRHSKIIYCACALFIGAAFALNHILPPQYQATATMRVKYSRSANDTVGTMNVDDIMRQQIYTYAEVMKSRTVVEAVIEKYYGDQDEKPSYDAIIKRIEAQPVKNSEILNVTVQANSAEEAQSIANLLIETFNERLTEIVRAEGKGTRVFLGDRLAEAKRDLDKVDKALVDYKKKTGAVVLSKETNLYLDKQMALVRQDSENRLALAAGAARVQTNAGQMSRQSPGAIADNALIQQLKNRLAEQEVEMAGLRKTLTANHPRVTTLQATLAETRNKLKAEVAKVINQESPSVSPVHQTLLQNRIQAESDLAVAGAQRSAIDRMQEESKRELLLLPAKEQGLARLLLDYSIAEQTYTMLAKKYEEARISEVTQPTNAQVVDMASLPETPVKPRKMLNLAVGLLLGLFSGVTGTFIAEYFYKTIDTARDVRKYLGLEVIGGIPGAPLSAKTEQSCWARWFGISQGGRRVKRD
- a CDS encoding polysaccharide biosynthesis/export family protein, with product MRRWIVMALLIFAFSVRGVSASDYILGAGDVIGVHIFGVSDLNIPELSIRSDGKVGMPLIGDVEIAGLTPTEAADKVKGLLAYYYENPIVTLNVINFHTTRVYVLGQVNRAGAYELDREHNLMDAIGAAQGWTKDALKTKVYIVRKDKPQKPELVNLLDLLKRGDTSKNYVLNDGDIVFLTEHHKVNIIEDVISLVYPTWLVHNWTQVNNNGI
- a CDS encoding MarR family transcriptional regulator, yielding MGYYDLSHSMGRWISFIYRMSQSYVDQYFKRYNLSSGQFAFLLLLYREDGRKQDDLAKAIDMDKGTTARALAKLEASGYIVRIRDEKDRRVLRVHLTDKAREVRKPIYDVLHRWNEVSVLGLTPEENQTLLTLLRKVSLNIRDQKERGWQAPLRDASELLEESPKKD
- a CDS encoding bacteriohemerythrin, encoding MLQWKEEYEVGVAEIDEQHQKLIDIANRVYELMRNELALDKYDQIVEILQELKEYTVYHFHFEEGLMQKARYKKRFSHKILHQNFLAQVEAVDLSAVDENQEAYLIQIMDFIANWLIDHIVGEDKKVGQSVRAQ